From the genome of Streptococcus marmotae, one region includes:
- the tehB gene encoding SAM-dependent methyltransferase TehB — translation MQELVAYKRMPIWTKETVPTEITHKHNTKVGTWGKIKVVTGEIKYEAISDENEITAIHHYRATDDIPMVEPQAWHRVTLLTDDTSFFVEFFCQPEDYFAKKYGFTRTHSEVIEALETITEPCKVLDLGCGQGRNALYLSQKGFEVTAVDHHLPSLETLLTVMEAEDLELQVGQYDIHQAHLEQSYDWIISTVVLMFLERERIPAIIENMQQQTNSGGYNLIVAAMSTDDAPCPMPFSFTFAQNELKDYYKDWKLIKYNEDFGQLHRRDENGNFLRFRFATMLAQKP, via the coding sequence ATGCAAGAGTTAGTAGCCTATAAACGGATGCCCATATGGACAAAGGAAACCGTTCCGACGGAGATTACCCATAAGCACAATACCAAGGTGGGTACTTGGGGCAAAATCAAGGTCGTAACGGGCGAAATCAAGTATGAAGCCATTTCAGACGAAAATGAGATTACTGCTATCCACCATTACCGAGCGACTGATGACATTCCCATGGTGGAGCCACAGGCTTGGCACCGTGTGACGTTGCTGACAGATGATACTAGCTTTTTTGTCGAGTTTTTCTGTCAACCAGAGGATTATTTTGCCAAGAAATACGGCTTTACCCGTACGCATTCGGAAGTCATTGAAGCTTTAGAGACCATTACTGAGCCATGCAAGGTCCTAGATTTAGGCTGTGGTCAAGGCAGAAATGCCCTTTATTTGTCTCAAAAAGGATTTGAGGTGACAGCTGTCGATCATCACCTGCCAAGTCTGGAGACCCTTTTGACAGTAATGGAAGCGGAAGATTTAGAGCTACAAGTTGGTCAGTATGATATTCATCAGGCACATCTTGAGCAATCCTATGATTGGATTATTTCAACGGTTGTCTTGATGTTTTTAGAGCGGGAGCGCATTCCAGCTATTATTGAAAATATGCAACAGCAGACCAATAGTGGTGGCTATAATTTGATTGTTGCGGCTATGAGTACGGATGACGCACCATGTCCGATGCCCTTTTCCTTCACATTTGCTCAGAATGAGTTGAAGGATTATTACAAGGATTGGAAATTAATCAAATACAATGAGGATTTTGGCCAGCTTCATCGTCGAGATGAAAATGGCAATTTCTTACGTTTTCGCTTTGCGACCATGTTAGCGCAAAAACCATAA
- a CDS encoding ABC transporter permease: MNKKIYWKTIRQSLLSSKGRFFSIFNLMMIGSMAFIGLKVAAPNMEKTAQRYIEQGQMMDLAVLSDLGISQADKKELDNIRGVQIEYAYFKDVTIGGGQEAIRLFSTPKTISRYQLKEGKDPTSEKEILLSTNLKGSYQIGDRITVQEGNKQARVLKETEFIVTGFADSAEIWGTINLGPASTGTGQLAAYAFVDEAAFDSEVYMLARLRYDDVAAIPYYQGSYKQKIRAHQEELNQVLADNGKERLASIRKTGQEKIADGRKKITEAEQQLQEAQQAFDTKEEELSKGRLQLEQGQEELKLQARELESAKVQLDQAKEELDNSRAQLDAAQRPLEISRKPLEENRKELVQAERQLNEVRTSLSAKGIELDQAAAQIATAQGEFQRLAQAIQDQITFAVGSGEKPAELPELVEAQQCLKQIETDIASAQQIYQQGLAAYQLGKIQYEEELARYQEGKKQYEAALIRYQEAQAAYQEGEASYQAGLAEYEANRIAYESGQEQLATARADLREKQEELEKGEQALQEAKSDFERRRLTIEQELGQSHRELQSAQADLAHFDTPEYRTYTRDSLPGGNGYANYDSSTQSISAVGNIFPAVLYLVAALVTFMTMTRFVDEERSNIGIFKALGYTNRQIIIKFIVYGLASGLSGTIVGLLLGNFLLAPMISRIITDTTVIGRSSLSFYPKWYLLAILFSLLASVLPAYWVARRELKAKPAQLLQAKPPVSGAKIFLEYVPIIWQRLSFTQKVTARNILRYKKRMLMTIIGVAGSVALLFAGLGIRSSISQVIDRQFQDLLHYQLVLVKQSRVSQEDKDQVEKALRSPVVQKTLPLAYYGLTETVKGQDDALAISLFISPEKDLSSFVTLRNPKNGQGLLLSDEGAIISQKLAQLYQVDVGDRLTVKVQQEELTLKVAGITEMYAGHFIYLSDVAYQRASGKGYQANADLVMLDKSDKKAVEKVARDFLAMKGVVAVVQNLSLVTLLETIVQSLQSVMLILIVLSILLGIVILYNLTTINMAERIRELSTIKVLGFYDHEVTFYIYRETMILSVLGIVLGLCAGFFLHRILLVVIASPAILFAPTVSIDVYLVPIVAVLGILTLLGWLVHHQLSQLDMLEALKSGE; this comes from the coding sequence ATGAATAAGAAAATCTATTGGAAAACGATTCGTCAATCGTTGCTGTCTTCTAAAGGGCGATTCTTTTCGATTTTTAATTTAATGATGATTGGTTCAATGGCCTTTATTGGTTTGAAGGTCGCAGCGCCGAATATGGAAAAAACAGCGCAGCGCTATATTGAACAGGGACAGATGATGGATTTGGCTGTGCTGTCCGATTTGGGAATCAGTCAAGCAGACAAAAAAGAATTAGATAATATTAGAGGTGTCCAGATTGAGTATGCCTACTTCAAGGATGTGACCATTGGGGGTGGACAGGAAGCAATCCGTTTGTTTTCTACTCCAAAAACCATTTCACGCTATCAGCTAAAAGAGGGCAAGGATCCTACATCAGAAAAGGAAATTCTTTTATCGACCAATCTTAAAGGAAGCTATCAGATTGGAGATCGCATTACAGTCCAAGAAGGCAATAAACAGGCTAGGGTTTTAAAAGAAACAGAATTTATTGTGACCGGTTTTGCGGATTCGGCAGAGATATGGGGAACAATCAATCTCGGTCCTGCCAGTACAGGAACAGGTCAGCTAGCTGCCTATGCCTTTGTGGATGAGGCTGCCTTTGACTCGGAAGTGTATATGTTAGCCCGCCTCCGCTATGACGATGTAGCGGCTATTCCCTATTATCAAGGGTCCTATAAACAAAAAATAAGAGCTCATCAAGAAGAACTGAATCAAGTATTAGCAGACAATGGGAAAGAACGCCTGGCTAGCATTCGGAAAACAGGTCAGGAAAAGATTGCTGACGGAAGAAAAAAAATAACAGAGGCAGAACAGCAACTCCAAGAAGCTCAGCAAGCCTTTGACACAAAGGAAGAGGAGCTAAGCAAAGGTCGGCTCCAATTAGAGCAGGGACAAGAGGAATTGAAATTACAGGCAAGGGAATTAGAATCAGCTAAGGTTCAACTTGACCAAGCCAAGGAAGAATTAGACAATAGCCGGGCACAGCTAGATGCTGCGCAACGTCCTCTTGAAATCAGTCGAAAGCCCTTGGAGGAAAATCGAAAAGAGCTAGTACAAGCCGAGAGGCAATTGAATGAGGTGCGGACTAGTTTGAGTGCAAAAGGAATTGAATTAGACCAAGCAGCAGCTCAGATTGCCACAGCCCAAGGCGAATTTCAGCGCTTAGCCCAAGCTATTCAAGATCAGATTACCTTTGCGGTGGGTTCAGGAGAGAAACCAGCAGAACTTCCAGAGTTGGTAGAAGCCCAGCAATGCTTGAAACAAATAGAAACAGACATTGCATCTGCTCAACAAATTTACCAACAAGGATTGGCAGCCTATCAATTAGGGAAAATCCAATACGAAGAAGAGTTAGCCCGCTATCAAGAAGGGAAAAAGCAATATGAAGCTGCTCTAATCCGGTATCAAGAAGCCCAGGCAGCCTACCAAGAAGGAGAAGCCTCCTATCAAGCTGGACTTGCTGAATACGAGGCGAATCGAATTGCCTACGAATCAGGGCAAGAACAACTGGCGACTGCTAGAGCCGATTTGAGAGAAAAACAAGAGGAGTTGGAGAAAGGGGAACAAGCGCTTCAGGAAGCCAAAAGTGACTTTGAACGGAGGCGGTTGACCATTGAACAAGAGTTAGGACAGTCGCACAGGGAATTACAGAGCGCTCAGGCTGATTTGGCACACTTTGATACACCAGAGTATCGTACCTATACACGAGACAGCCTACCTGGTGGAAATGGCTATGCCAATTATGATAGCAGTACCCAGAGTATTTCTGCGGTCGGAAACATTTTCCCTGCTGTATTATACTTAGTTGCGGCTCTGGTTACATTTATGACCATGACCCGCTTTGTGGATGAGGAGCGTTCAAATATCGGTATTTTTAAGGCTCTCGGCTATACAAATCGGCAAATTATCATCAAGTTTATCGTCTACGGGTTAGCGTCAGGCTTATCAGGTACCATTGTAGGGCTTCTTTTAGGTAACTTTCTCCTAGCTCCGATGATTAGTCGCATTATCACAGATACGACGGTGATTGGAAGAAGCAGCCTTTCTTTTTATCCGAAGTGGTATCTTCTAGCAATTCTCTTTTCTCTGCTTGCTTCTGTGTTACCAGCCTATTGGGTTGCACGCAGGGAGTTAAAAGCCAAACCAGCCCAGCTACTGCAAGCTAAGCCACCTGTTTCAGGGGCTAAGATTTTCTTGGAATATGTACCAATTATTTGGCAGCGTTTGAGTTTTACCCAAAAGGTGACAGCCCGCAATATCCTACGTTACAAAAAACGGATGCTCATGACCATTATCGGCGTAGCAGGCTCCGTGGCTCTCTTATTTGCTGGTTTAGGAATTCGCTCGTCTATTTCGCAGGTCATCGACCGTCAATTTCAGGACCTTCTTCATTATCAATTGGTACTTGTCAAGCAAAGTCGAGTTAGTCAGGAAGATAAAGATCAAGTTGAAAAAGCCCTTCGTTCACCAGTTGTTCAAAAGACCCTACCGCTTGCTTACTATGGTCTAACAGAAACAGTAAAAGGTCAGGACGATGCCCTTGCTATTAGCCTTTTTATCAGTCCAGAAAAAGATTTGTCCTCCTTTGTCACCTTGCGAAATCCTAAGAATGGTCAAGGGTTACTCTTATCAGATGAGGGGGCAATTATTTCTCAGAAGTTGGCTCAATTGTATCAGGTTGATGTTGGAGATAGGCTGACGGTGAAAGTTCAGCAAGAAGAGTTGACATTGAAAGTGGCTGGAATCACGGAGATGTATGCAGGTCATTTCATCTATCTGTCGGATGTTGCCTATCAGCGAGCAAGTGGAAAAGGTTATCAGGCAAATGCAGATTTGGTGATGTTAGACAAGTCAGATAAGAAGGCTGTTGAAAAGGTTGCACGTGATTTTCTAGCCATGAAAGGTGTTGTTGCGGTCGTACAAAATCTATCTCTGGTTACCTTGCTAGAAACCATTGTTCAGTCCCTTCAATCCGTTATGCTGATTTTGATTGTCTTGTCCATTTTACTGGGAATTGTTATTCTCTATAATTTGACGACCATCAATATGGCAGAGCGGATTCGGGAATTGTCAACCATTAAAGTCTTGGGATTTTATGACCATGAAGTGACCTTTTATATCTATCGGGAAACCATGATCCTATCAGTCTTGGGGATTGTCTTAGGTCTATGTGCAGGCTTCTTCTTACATCGCATACTTCTAGTCGTCATTGCTTCACCGGCTATCCTATTTGCCCCAACTGTATCCATAGATGTCTATCTCGTCCCAATTGTGGCTGTACTAGGAATACTCACCTTGTTAGGCTGGCTCGTTCACCATCAGTTGAGTCAATTAGATATGCTTGAAGCCCTCAAGTCTGGGGAGTAA
- the tpx gene encoding thiol peroxidase: MTTFIGKPVTLVGPQLRVGDKAPDFVLMANDLTLKSLNDFGKKCKVISVIPSIDTGICDAQTRRFNEELAGLDNLVVITVSADLPFAQARWCGAAGLDGVITLSDYYDHAFGKAYGLLMREWNLLARAVFVLNENNEIVYVEYLDNVNEHPDYDAALAVAKNL; encoded by the coding sequence ATGACAACATTTATCGGAAAACCAGTTACTCTTGTCGGACCTCAATTACGTGTAGGCGACAAAGCCCCTGATTTTGTCCTTATGGCCAATGATTTGACCTTGAAGAGCCTCAATGATTTTGGTAAAAAGTGCAAGGTCATTAGTGTTATTCCTTCAATTGACACAGGAATTTGTGATGCGCAAACACGTCGCTTTAATGAAGAATTGGCAGGGCTAGACAATCTAGTTGTTATTACTGTTTCAGCGGACTTACCATTTGCACAGGCTCGTTGGTGTGGGGCAGCAGGACTTGATGGAGTCATTACCCTATCAGATTACTATGACCATGCTTTCGGGAAAGCATACGGCTTGTTAATGCGTGAGTGGAATTTGCTAGCGCGTGCCGTCTTTGTCCTCAATGAAAATAATGAGATTGTCTATGTAGAATATTTGGACAATGTAAATGAACATCCAGATTATGATGCAGCTTTAGCAGTCGCTAAGAATCTGTAA
- a CDS encoding heavy metal translocating P-type ATPase, which translates to MKKTYAVKGMTCASCAMTVEKTLQSLAGVKEVSVNLATEQASIGYEEEIITEKELIAAVTGAGYQLISHAKEEIYQIKGMSCASCAMAVERSVGQLSGVEEAAVNLATESLTIRYDASIQSPSSIQEAVKEAGYEALLAETSQQLDRGVEQAEQAKKLWQRFIWSAIFALPLVYLAMAPMLPFGKALVPEIFHKAPVAALVQLILVLPIVYVGRSFYQKGLKTLLKGHPNMDSLIAIGTGAALLQGLVMTALLWLGKVEVGHGEHAELYLESVAVILALITLGKYLETVSKSRTSEAIQHLLSLTPPTARVLRNGEELELPLELVMVGEQLLVRPGEKIPVDGEISEGQSTVDEAMLTGESLPVSKTVGDSVFGGSINKNGAFKMIATKVGKDTALAQIIRLVEEAQGSKAPIARLADQVAAVFVPIVMILALGAGLFWLIAGESVTFSLSIVIAVLIIACPCALGLATPTAIMVGTGKGAEQGMLIKSGEVLERAQKLDTILLDKTGTVTEGHPQVTDILTYQGKSEEEILLLAASMEYYSEHPLGEAILSFAKEKGLALQSVDAFQSVSGKGIIGIINGQEILLGNLSFMAEQDVAIEQAASDSYLLSQNGKTPVLLALDKQLVAIIGVADKMKQTSSQAVKHLQQMGLEVVMLTGDTPETAEAIAAQAGIQTVISQVLPEDKAAVVKEWQEKGKVVAMVGDGINDAPALAQADVGIAIGSGTDVAIESADIVLVRSDLVDVARTIRLSQATLRVIKQNLFWAFAYNVIGIPVAMGVLHLFGGPLLNPMLAGAAMSLSSVSVLTNALRLKKTRL; encoded by the coding sequence ATGAAGAAAACCTATGCTGTAAAGGGAATGACGTGTGCATCTTGTGCTATGACGGTTGAAAAGACGCTCCAGTCCTTAGCGGGTGTGAAAGAAGTGAGTGTGAATCTGGCGACTGAGCAAGCAAGTATTGGTTACGAAGAAGAAATCATAACAGAAAAAGAGCTGATAGCAGCGGTGACAGGAGCTGGCTATCAATTGATTTCTCATGCCAAAGAGGAAATCTATCAGATTAAGGGAATGAGCTGTGCCTCCTGTGCTATGGCAGTCGAACGGAGTGTCGGACAACTTAGTGGAGTTGAAGAAGCTGCGGTTAATTTGGCAACAGAAAGCCTCACTATTCGCTATGATGCGAGTATTCAGTCTCCTTCAAGCATTCAAGAAGCGGTAAAGGAAGCGGGCTACGAAGCGTTATTAGCTGAGACAAGTCAGCAGCTAGACAGGGGGGTGGAGCAGGCAGAGCAAGCAAAGAAATTATGGCAACGATTCATCTGGTCAGCGATTTTTGCCCTTCCCTTAGTATATCTTGCTATGGCTCCGATGCTTCCATTTGGAAAAGCATTGGTACCAGAAATCTTTCACAAGGCTCCGGTAGCTGCCCTCGTTCAACTTATCTTGGTCTTACCAATCGTGTATGTTGGACGTAGCTTTTACCAAAAGGGGCTCAAAACCTTGCTGAAAGGGCATCCGAATATGGACTCCTTGATTGCGATTGGCACAGGAGCTGCCTTACTGCAAGGTCTAGTCATGACAGCTCTTTTGTGGTTGGGTAAGGTAGAGGTTGGGCATGGTGAGCATGCCGAATTATATCTTGAATCAGTTGCGGTTATTCTCGCCTTGATTACGCTTGGTAAGTATTTAGAGACGGTATCAAAAAGTCGGACCTCGGAAGCCATTCAGCATTTGCTGTCCTTAACTCCTCCAACTGCCCGTGTTCTTCGAAATGGGGAGGAATTAGAACTTCCACTTGAGCTGGTTATGGTAGGCGAGCAATTGTTGGTTCGACCAGGCGAAAAAATCCCTGTTGACGGAGAAATTAGTGAGGGACAATCCACAGTAGATGAAGCCATGCTAACAGGAGAAAGCCTGCCAGTGTCAAAAACAGTTGGAGATAGCGTATTTGGTGGTTCAATCAATAAAAATGGAGCCTTTAAAATGATAGCTACCAAAGTTGGAAAGGATACGGCCCTTGCACAGATTATTCGCCTGGTAGAAGAAGCACAAGGGTCAAAGGCTCCTATTGCTCGATTAGCCGATCAGGTGGCAGCCGTCTTTGTTCCTATTGTCATGATTTTGGCTTTGGGAGCAGGTCTATTTTGGTTAATAGCTGGAGAGTCAGTAACCTTTTCCTTGTCGATTGTCATTGCGGTACTCATTATTGCCTGTCCTTGCGCTTTGGGACTTGCTACGCCAACGGCTATCATGGTTGGTACAGGAAAGGGTGCAGAGCAAGGTATGTTAATCAAGTCAGGTGAAGTGCTAGAACGTGCGCAAAAGCTAGATACGATTCTGTTAGATAAGACGGGAACCGTAACAGAAGGCCATCCACAAGTAACGGACATCCTGACTTATCAAGGCAAATCTGAGGAGGAAATCTTGCTACTAGCAGCTAGTATGGAGTATTACTCAGAACACCCCTTGGGGGAGGCAATTTTGTCTTTTGCTAAGGAAAAAGGATTAGCTTTGCAGAGCGTCGATGCTTTTCAATCTGTTTCTGGAAAAGGAATTATAGGGATAATCAATGGACAAGAAATCCTTCTAGGGAATCTTTCTTTCATGGCTGAACAGGATGTTGCTATTGAACAGGCAGCATCCGACAGTTACCTTCTTTCTCAAAATGGGAAAACACCAGTCTTGTTAGCGTTGGATAAGCAGTTAGTCGCAATCATTGGTGTGGCAGATAAGATGAAGCAAACAAGTTCACAGGCGGTGAAACACTTGCAGCAGATGGGGCTAGAAGTTGTCATGCTAACTGGAGATACACCAGAAACGGCTGAAGCGATTGCAGCGCAAGCGGGCATTCAAACAGTTATCAGTCAGGTTCTGCCAGAAGATAAGGCAGCTGTTGTCAAAGAATGGCAAGAAAAAGGGAAAGTGGTTGCCATGGTTGGAGATGGAATTAATGATGCTCCAGCTCTTGCTCAAGCAGATGTTGGTATTGCCATTGGTTCGGGGACTGATGTGGCCATTGAATCAGCTGATATTGTTTTGGTGCGCAGCGATTTGGTGGATGTAGCTCGGACGATTCGGTTGAGTCAGGCAACTCTGCGTGTCATTAAGCAAAATCTTTTTTGGGCCTTTGCCTATAATGTCATTGGGATTCCAGTTGCTATGGGGGTATTGCATCTCTTTGGAGGTCCCTTGCTGAACCCCATGTTAGCTGGAGCAGCCATGTCCCTCAGCTCGGTATCGGTCTTAACAAATGCCTTACGCTTGAAGAAAACTCGTCTGTAA
- a CDS encoding ABC transporter ATP-binding protein, which produces MAYIEVRNSSKSYIMGNNRIVANKDISFDIEKGELVIILGSSGAGKSTLLNILGGMDTNDEGVVKIDGVDIAQLTSKQLTKYRREDVGFVFQFYNLVANLTAKENVELASEIVRDAMDARDVLTKVGLGDRLDNFPAQLSGGEQQRVAIARAVAKRPKMLLCDEPTGALDYQTGKQVLHILQEMSKQEGATVVIVTHNAALAPIADKVIQMRDACIHSIQVNPQPQDIRTLEY; this is translated from the coding sequence ATGGCATATATTGAAGTACGCAATAGTTCTAAATCTTACATCATGGGCAATAATCGTATTGTGGCAAACAAGGATATTTCGTTTGATATTGAAAAGGGAGAATTGGTCATTATTCTCGGTTCTTCTGGCGCAGGAAAATCAACCCTGCTCAATATCTTGGGCGGTATGGATACAAATGATGAAGGTGTAGTCAAGATTGATGGGGTGGACATTGCTCAACTAACTAGTAAGCAGCTGACCAAGTACCGCCGTGAAGATGTTGGTTTTGTCTTTCAGTTTTACAATTTAGTGGCGAATCTAACTGCGAAAGAAAATGTCGAATTGGCCTCAGAAATTGTGCGTGATGCCATGGATGCGAGGGATGTCTTGACCAAAGTTGGTTTGGGAGATCGTTTGGATAATTTTCCAGCTCAATTATCAGGTGGTGAGCAACAACGAGTTGCGATTGCACGAGCAGTTGCCAAACGTCCTAAGATGCTCTTGTGCGACGAGCCAACTGGAGCTTTGGACTACCAAACTGGTAAACAAGTGTTACACATTTTACAAGAGATGTCAAAACAAGAAGGAGCAACGGTTGTGATTGTGACCCACAATGCAGCTCTGGCTCCCATTGCAGATAAGGTCATTCAGATGCGGGATGCGTGTATCCATTCGATTCAGGTCAATCCACAGCCGCAAGACATTCGAACCTTGGAATATTAA